In Tursiops truncatus isolate mTurTru1 chromosome 19, mTurTru1.mat.Y, whole genome shotgun sequence, a genomic segment contains:
- the ZNF628 gene encoding zinc finger protein 628 isoform X4: MRSETETLRTQRTQWRASRLTLTRGKFQLLAGVMVGSHADMAPASTAEGAGEKPGPAAPAPTAQYECGECGKSFRWSSRLLHHQRTHTGERPYKCPDCPKAFKGSSALLYHQRGHTGERPYQCPDCPKAFKRSSLLQIHRSVHTGLRAFTCGQCGLAFKWSSHYQYHLRQHTGERPYPCPDCPKAFKNSSSLRRHRHVHTGERPYTCGVCGKSFTQSTNLRQHQRVHTGERPFRCPLCPKTFTHSSNLLLHQRTHGSAAAPAAGAAPAPPPREPGGKVLVSEAYLQRPLQPPSPPAPPPPAPPPVVPELFLAAAETTVELVYRCDGCELGFGSEELLLEHQPCPGPEAPPPPADAPSEPRKADPPPPPSLSPPSPLPQPPPAASAPGFACLPCGKSFRTVAGLSRHQHSHGAAGGQAFRCGSCDGAFPQLASLLAHQQCHVEEAAAGRPPPQAEAAEVTCPQEPLAPVPAPPAPAPAPASAERPYKCGECGKAFKGSSGLRYHLRDHTGERPYQCGECGKAFKRSSLLAIHQRVHTGLRAFTCGQCGLTFKWSSHYQYHLRLHSGERPYACGECGKAFRNTSCLRRHRHVHTGERPHSCGVCGKSFAQTSNLRQHQRVHTGERPFRCPLCPKTFTHSSNLLLHQRTHSAERPFACPICGRSFVMAAYLQRHLRTHAPANAASGPAAPGAGPQPPAPLAAAPAPSATQDVHVLPHLQATLSLEVAGVTAQAPPPGPAAPNSQTFLLVQTAQGLQLIPSSVQPPTPPPPPAPPKLILLPSSSTGGGGSGARQGPRAVGKAGQGAGVVWLPGPGGLGVQGGSNTGASAGAQSLIVLQNVGAGEAGPQEVSGVQLQPLRPAPELTTVQLQPAPEVTTVQLQPAPEVTTVQLQPAQEVTTVQLQPVTGQLSNSSGGAVTTEAPNLLVVQSGAAEELLADPGPGEPGDGEASTGVVQDVLFETLQTEEGLQSVLVLSGADGEQTQLCVQEVETLPSGLAEPPTPGPTGQKLLIIRSAPATELLENGSVGGGAAALQLLAPPPPGPGSAPAGVPAAPASQMVQVVPAGAAPGGMTPQGLPSIQFVQTLPAVQLVHTF; encoded by the coding sequence GTGTGATGGTCGGCTCCCACGCGGACATGGCGCCGGCCTCTACCGCAGAGGGGGCCGGGGAAAAGCCGGGCCCCGCAGCTCCTGCCCCCACGGCCCAGTATGAGTGTGGGGAGTGCGGCAAGTCCTTCCGGTGGTCGTCCCGGCTCCTGCACCACCAGCGCACGCACACGGGCGAGCGTCCCTACAAGTGCCCCGACTGCCCCAAGGCCTTCAAGGGCTCCTCGGCCCTGCTTTACCACCAGCGGGGCCACACGGGCGAGCGGCCCTACCAGTGCCCCGACTGCCCCAAGGCCTTCAAGCGCTCGTCGCTGTTGCAGATCCACCGCAGTGTGCACACTGGCCTGCGGGCCTTCACCTGCGGCCAGTGCGGCCTGGCCTTCAAGTGGTCGTCCCACTACCAGTACCACCTGCGCCAGCACACGGGCGAGCGGCCCTACCCCTGCCCAGACTGCCCCAAGGCCTTCAAGAACTCGTCCAGCCTGCGGCGCCACCGGCATGTGCACACGGGTGAGCGGCCCTACACCTGCGGCGTGTGCGGCAAGAGCTTCACGCAGAGCACCAACCTGCGGCAGCACCAGCGCGTGCACACGGGCGAGCGGCCCTTCCGCTGCCCGCTCTGCCCCAAGACCTTCACACACTCGTCCAACCTGCTGCTGCACCAGCGCACCCACGGCagcgccgccgcccccgccgcgggcgccgcccccgcccctccgccGCGGGAGCCCGGCGGCAAGGTCTTGGTCTCAGAGGCCTACCTACAGCGGCCCCTCCAACCCCCCAGCCCGCCGGCGCccccgccgcccgcgcccccgcccgTGGTGCCCGAGCTCTTTCTGGCCGCGGCCGAGACCACGGTGGAGCTGGTGTACCGCTGCGACGGCTGCGAGCTAGGCTTCGGTAGCGAGGAGTTGCTCTTGGAGCACCAGCCCTGTCCCGGGCCGGAGGCGCCGCCCCCGCCCGCGGACGCGCCCTCGGAGCCGCGGAAGGCCGACCCTCCCCCGCCGCCCTCACTGTCCCCGCCGTCCCCCCTGCCGCAGCCCCCTCCCGCCGCCTCTGCCCCTGGCTTCGCCTGCCTCCCCTGCGGGAAGTCCTTCCGGACGGTGGCCGGCCTCTCCCGCCACCAGCACAGCCACGGGGCGGCCGGCGGGCAGGCGTTCCGCTGCGGCAGCTGTGACGGCGCCTTCCCGCAGCTGGCCAGCCTCCTGGCGCACCAGCAGTGCCACGTGGAGGAGGCAGCGGCCGGGCGCCCGCCCCCCCAGGCCGAGGCTGCCGAAGTCACCTGTCCCCAGGAGCCGCTCGCCCCCGTCCCCGCCCCGCCCGCTCCCGCGCCCGCCCCGGCTTCCGCGGAGCGACCCTACAAATGCGGCGAGTGCGGCAAGGCCTTCAAGGGCTCATCGGGGCTGCGCTACCACCTGCGGGACCACACGGGCGAACGGCCCTACCAGTGCGGCGAGTGTGGCAAGGCCTTCAAGCGCTCGTCGCTGCTGGCCATCCACCAGCGCGTGCACACCGGCCTACGGGCCTTCACCTGCGGCCAGTGCGGCCTTACCTTCAAGTGGTCGTCGCACTACCAGTACCACCTGCGGCTGCACTCGGGCGAGCGGCCCTACGCTTGCGGGGAGTGCGGCAAAGCCTTCCGCAACACGTCGTGCTTGCGGCGCCACCGGCACGTGCACACGGGCGAGCGGCCCCACTCCTGCGGCGTGTGCGGCAAGAGTTTCGCCCAGACCTCCAACCTGCGGCAGCATCAGCGCGTGCACACGGGCGAGCGGCCCTTCCGCTGCCCGCTCTGCCCCAAGACCTTCACACACTCGTCCAACCTGCTGCTGCACCAGCGCACGCACTCGGCCGAGCGCCCCTTTGCCTGCCCCATCTGCGGCCGCAGCTTTGTCATGGCCGCCTACCTGCAGCGGCACCTGAGGACGCATGCCCCGGCCAATGCCGCTTCTGGCCCCGCAGCCCCCGGCGccggcccccagcccccggccccacTGGCTGCCGCCCCAGCCCCGTCCGCCACCCAAGATGTCCACGTTCTACCCCACCTCCAGGCCACGCTCTCCCTAGAGGTGGCAGGAGTCAcggcccaggccccgccccctggccCAGCAGCCCCCAACTCCCAGACGTTTCTCCTGGTGCAGACTGCTCAGGGCCTCCAGCTGATCCCCAGCAGCGTCcagccccccacacccccgcctccccccgccccccccaagcTCATCTTGCTGCCCTCCTCCAGTACTGGTGGTGGGGGCAGCGGTGCAAGGCAGGGCCCACGGGCAGTGGGGAAAGCTGGGCAGGGGGCTGGAGTAGTctggctgccaggccctggggggctAGGGGTGCAGGGAGGGAGCAACACCGGGGCCAGCGCGGGAGCGCAGAGCCTCATAGTTCTGCAGAAtgtgggggctggggaggcagggccaCAGGAAGTGAGCGGGGTCCAGCTCCAACCCCTTCGGCCAGCCCCGGAACTGACCACGGTCCAGCTCCAGCCGGCCCCGGAGGTGACCACGGTCCAGCTCCAGCCGGCCCCAGAGGTGACCACGGTACAGCTCCAGCCGGCCCAGGAGGTGACCACGGTACAGCTCCAGCCTGTAACGGGTCAGCTGTCCAATTCCAGTGGGGGAGCCGTCACCACTGAGGCGCCTAATCTGCTGGTGGTTCAGAGTGGGGCAGCGGAGGAGTTGCTGGCGGACCCCGGCCCGGGGGAGCCCGGTGACGGTGAGGCCAGCACTGGTGTGGTCCAGGATGTGCTTTTTGAGACGCTGCAGACGGAGGAGGGGCTGCAGAGTGTCCTGGTGCTGAGCGGGGCTGATGGGGAGCAGACCCAGCTGTGTGTGCAGGAGGTAGAGACCTTACCCTCGGGGCTGGCTGAGCCGCCAACCCCTGGCCCAACGGGACAGAAACTGCTCATTATCCGCAGTGCCCCGGCCACCGAGCTGCTGGAGAATGGCAGCGTTGGGGGAGGCGCCGCTGCGCTGCAGCTGCTGGCCCCACCACCACCTGGCCCAGGCTCTGCTCCCGCGGGCGTCCCTGCGGCTCCTGCCTCCCAGATGGTACAAGTGGTCCCTGCAGGAGCTGCACCTGGGGGCATGACCCCACAGGGCCTACCCTCCATCCAGTTTGTCCAGACTCTGCCCGCAGTCCAGCTGGTGCACACGTTTTGA
- the ZNF628 gene encoding zinc finger protein 628 isoform X3, which produces MESDQWEPCLARTQALAANEAPPLLRTFQEPSTHCVSSKSQTPMRSETETLRTQRTQWRASRLTLTRGKFQLLAGVMVGSHADMAPASTAEGAGEKPGPAAPAPTAQYECGECGKSFRWSSRLLHHQRTHTGERPYKCPDCPKAFKGSSALLYHQRGHTGERPYQCPDCPKAFKRSSLLQIHRSVHTGLRAFTCGQCGLAFKWSSHYQYHLRQHTGERPYPCPDCPKAFKNSSSLRRHRHVHTGERPYTCGVCGKSFTQSTNLRQHQRVHTGERPFRCPLCPKTFTHSSNLLLHQRTHGSAAAPAAGAAPAPPPREPGGKVLVSEAYLQRPLQPPSPPAPPPPAPPPVVPELFLAAAETTVELVYRCDGCELGFGSEELLLEHQPCPGPEAPPPPADAPSEPRKADPPPPPSLSPPSPLPQPPPAASAPGFACLPCGKSFRTVAGLSRHQHSHGAAGGQAFRCGSCDGAFPQLASLLAHQQCHVEEAAAGRPPPQAEAAEVTCPQEPLAPVPAPPAPAPAPASAERPYKCGECGKAFKGSSGLRYHLRDHTGERPYQCGECGKAFKRSSLLAIHQRVHTGLRAFTCGQCGLTFKWSSHYQYHLRLHSGERPYACGECGKAFRNTSCLRRHRHVHTGERPHSCGVCGKSFAQTSNLRQHQRVHTGERPFRCPLCPKTFTHSSNLLLHQRTHSAERPFACPICGRSFVMAAYLQRHLRTHAPANAASGPAAPGAGPQPPAPLAAAPAPSATQDVHVLPHLQATLSLEVAGVTAQAPPPGPAAPNSQTFLLVQTAQGLQLIPSSVQPPTPPPPPAPPKLILLPSSSTGGGGSGARQGPRAVGKAGQGAGVVWLPGPGGLGVQGGSNTGASAGAQSLIVLQNVGAGEAGPQEVSGVQLQPLRPAPELTTVQLQPAPEVTTVQLQPAPEVTTVQLQPAQEVTTVQLQPVTGQLSNSSGGAVTTEAPNLLVVQSGAAEELLADPGPGEPGDGEASTGVVQDVLFETLQTEEGLQSVLVLSGADGEQTQLCVQEVETLPSGLAEPPTPGPTGQKLLIIRSAPATELLENGSVGGGAAALQLLAPPPPGPGSAPAGVPAAPASQMVQVVPAGAAPGGMTPQGLPSIQFVQTLPAVQLVHTF; this is translated from the coding sequence GTGTGATGGTCGGCTCCCACGCGGACATGGCGCCGGCCTCTACCGCAGAGGGGGCCGGGGAAAAGCCGGGCCCCGCAGCTCCTGCCCCCACGGCCCAGTATGAGTGTGGGGAGTGCGGCAAGTCCTTCCGGTGGTCGTCCCGGCTCCTGCACCACCAGCGCACGCACACGGGCGAGCGTCCCTACAAGTGCCCCGACTGCCCCAAGGCCTTCAAGGGCTCCTCGGCCCTGCTTTACCACCAGCGGGGCCACACGGGCGAGCGGCCCTACCAGTGCCCCGACTGCCCCAAGGCCTTCAAGCGCTCGTCGCTGTTGCAGATCCACCGCAGTGTGCACACTGGCCTGCGGGCCTTCACCTGCGGCCAGTGCGGCCTGGCCTTCAAGTGGTCGTCCCACTACCAGTACCACCTGCGCCAGCACACGGGCGAGCGGCCCTACCCCTGCCCAGACTGCCCCAAGGCCTTCAAGAACTCGTCCAGCCTGCGGCGCCACCGGCATGTGCACACGGGTGAGCGGCCCTACACCTGCGGCGTGTGCGGCAAGAGCTTCACGCAGAGCACCAACCTGCGGCAGCACCAGCGCGTGCACACGGGCGAGCGGCCCTTCCGCTGCCCGCTCTGCCCCAAGACCTTCACACACTCGTCCAACCTGCTGCTGCACCAGCGCACCCACGGCagcgccgccgcccccgccgcgggcgccgcccccgcccctccgccGCGGGAGCCCGGCGGCAAGGTCTTGGTCTCAGAGGCCTACCTACAGCGGCCCCTCCAACCCCCCAGCCCGCCGGCGCccccgccgcccgcgcccccgcccgTGGTGCCCGAGCTCTTTCTGGCCGCGGCCGAGACCACGGTGGAGCTGGTGTACCGCTGCGACGGCTGCGAGCTAGGCTTCGGTAGCGAGGAGTTGCTCTTGGAGCACCAGCCCTGTCCCGGGCCGGAGGCGCCGCCCCCGCCCGCGGACGCGCCCTCGGAGCCGCGGAAGGCCGACCCTCCCCCGCCGCCCTCACTGTCCCCGCCGTCCCCCCTGCCGCAGCCCCCTCCCGCCGCCTCTGCCCCTGGCTTCGCCTGCCTCCCCTGCGGGAAGTCCTTCCGGACGGTGGCCGGCCTCTCCCGCCACCAGCACAGCCACGGGGCGGCCGGCGGGCAGGCGTTCCGCTGCGGCAGCTGTGACGGCGCCTTCCCGCAGCTGGCCAGCCTCCTGGCGCACCAGCAGTGCCACGTGGAGGAGGCAGCGGCCGGGCGCCCGCCCCCCCAGGCCGAGGCTGCCGAAGTCACCTGTCCCCAGGAGCCGCTCGCCCCCGTCCCCGCCCCGCCCGCTCCCGCGCCCGCCCCGGCTTCCGCGGAGCGACCCTACAAATGCGGCGAGTGCGGCAAGGCCTTCAAGGGCTCATCGGGGCTGCGCTACCACCTGCGGGACCACACGGGCGAACGGCCCTACCAGTGCGGCGAGTGTGGCAAGGCCTTCAAGCGCTCGTCGCTGCTGGCCATCCACCAGCGCGTGCACACCGGCCTACGGGCCTTCACCTGCGGCCAGTGCGGCCTTACCTTCAAGTGGTCGTCGCACTACCAGTACCACCTGCGGCTGCACTCGGGCGAGCGGCCCTACGCTTGCGGGGAGTGCGGCAAAGCCTTCCGCAACACGTCGTGCTTGCGGCGCCACCGGCACGTGCACACGGGCGAGCGGCCCCACTCCTGCGGCGTGTGCGGCAAGAGTTTCGCCCAGACCTCCAACCTGCGGCAGCATCAGCGCGTGCACACGGGCGAGCGGCCCTTCCGCTGCCCGCTCTGCCCCAAGACCTTCACACACTCGTCCAACCTGCTGCTGCACCAGCGCACGCACTCGGCCGAGCGCCCCTTTGCCTGCCCCATCTGCGGCCGCAGCTTTGTCATGGCCGCCTACCTGCAGCGGCACCTGAGGACGCATGCCCCGGCCAATGCCGCTTCTGGCCCCGCAGCCCCCGGCGccggcccccagcccccggccccacTGGCTGCCGCCCCAGCCCCGTCCGCCACCCAAGATGTCCACGTTCTACCCCACCTCCAGGCCACGCTCTCCCTAGAGGTGGCAGGAGTCAcggcccaggccccgccccctggccCAGCAGCCCCCAACTCCCAGACGTTTCTCCTGGTGCAGACTGCTCAGGGCCTCCAGCTGATCCCCAGCAGCGTCcagccccccacacccccgcctccccccgccccccccaagcTCATCTTGCTGCCCTCCTCCAGTACTGGTGGTGGGGGCAGCGGTGCAAGGCAGGGCCCACGGGCAGTGGGGAAAGCTGGGCAGGGGGCTGGAGTAGTctggctgccaggccctggggggctAGGGGTGCAGGGAGGGAGCAACACCGGGGCCAGCGCGGGAGCGCAGAGCCTCATAGTTCTGCAGAAtgtgggggctggggaggcagggccaCAGGAAGTGAGCGGGGTCCAGCTCCAACCCCTTCGGCCAGCCCCGGAACTGACCACGGTCCAGCTCCAGCCGGCCCCGGAGGTGACCACGGTCCAGCTCCAGCCGGCCCCAGAGGTGACCACGGTACAGCTCCAGCCGGCCCAGGAGGTGACCACGGTACAGCTCCAGCCTGTAACGGGTCAGCTGTCCAATTCCAGTGGGGGAGCCGTCACCACTGAGGCGCCTAATCTGCTGGTGGTTCAGAGTGGGGCAGCGGAGGAGTTGCTGGCGGACCCCGGCCCGGGGGAGCCCGGTGACGGTGAGGCCAGCACTGGTGTGGTCCAGGATGTGCTTTTTGAGACGCTGCAGACGGAGGAGGGGCTGCAGAGTGTCCTGGTGCTGAGCGGGGCTGATGGGGAGCAGACCCAGCTGTGTGTGCAGGAGGTAGAGACCTTACCCTCGGGGCTGGCTGAGCCGCCAACCCCTGGCCCAACGGGACAGAAACTGCTCATTATCCGCAGTGCCCCGGCCACCGAGCTGCTGGAGAATGGCAGCGTTGGGGGAGGCGCCGCTGCGCTGCAGCTGCTGGCCCCACCACCACCTGGCCCAGGCTCTGCTCCCGCGGGCGTCCCTGCGGCTCCTGCCTCCCAGATGGTACAAGTGGTCCCTGCAGGAGCTGCACCTGGGGGCATGACCCCACAGGGCCTACCCTCCATCCAGTTTGTCCAGACTCTGCCCGCAGTCCAGCTGGTGCACACGTTTTGA
- the ZNF628 gene encoding zinc finger protein 628 isoform X2: MMVTRVVVIDPVLAGFLCMLHLIESLPQPCQVDVTIPLGTLSVVQYAFIFEHLSCGRQDTLGIWLSIKGTKSLRTQGADVFVGKPDSKETETLRTQRTQWRASRLTLTRGKFQLLAGVMVGSHADMAPASTAEGAGEKPGPAAPAPTAQYECGECGKSFRWSSRLLHHQRTHTGERPYKCPDCPKAFKGSSALLYHQRGHTGERPYQCPDCPKAFKRSSLLQIHRSVHTGLRAFTCGQCGLAFKWSSHYQYHLRQHTGERPYPCPDCPKAFKNSSSLRRHRHVHTGERPYTCGVCGKSFTQSTNLRQHQRVHTGERPFRCPLCPKTFTHSSNLLLHQRTHGSAAAPAAGAAPAPPPREPGGKVLVSEAYLQRPLQPPSPPAPPPPAPPPVVPELFLAAAETTVELVYRCDGCELGFGSEELLLEHQPCPGPEAPPPPADAPSEPRKADPPPPPSLSPPSPLPQPPPAASAPGFACLPCGKSFRTVAGLSRHQHSHGAAGGQAFRCGSCDGAFPQLASLLAHQQCHVEEAAAGRPPPQAEAAEVTCPQEPLAPVPAPPAPAPAPASAERPYKCGECGKAFKGSSGLRYHLRDHTGERPYQCGECGKAFKRSSLLAIHQRVHTGLRAFTCGQCGLTFKWSSHYQYHLRLHSGERPYACGECGKAFRNTSCLRRHRHVHTGERPHSCGVCGKSFAQTSNLRQHQRVHTGERPFRCPLCPKTFTHSSNLLLHQRTHSAERPFACPICGRSFVMAAYLQRHLRTHAPANAASGPAAPGAGPQPPAPLAAAPAPSATQDVHVLPHLQATLSLEVAGVTAQAPPPGPAAPNSQTFLLVQTAQGLQLIPSSVQPPTPPPPPAPPKLILLPSSSTGGGGSGARQGPRAVGKAGQGAGVVWLPGPGGLGVQGGSNTGASAGAQSLIVLQNVGAGEAGPQEVSGVQLQPLRPAPELTTVQLQPAPEVTTVQLQPAPEVTTVQLQPAQEVTTVQLQPVTGQLSNSSGGAVTTEAPNLLVVQSGAAEELLADPGPGEPGDGEASTGVVQDVLFETLQTEEGLQSVLVLSGADGEQTQLCVQEVETLPSGLAEPPTPGPTGQKLLIIRSAPATELLENGSVGGGAAALQLLAPPPPGPGSAPAGVPAAPASQMVQVVPAGAAPGGMTPQGLPSIQFVQTLPAVQLVHTF; this comes from the coding sequence GTGTGATGGTCGGCTCCCACGCGGACATGGCGCCGGCCTCTACCGCAGAGGGGGCCGGGGAAAAGCCGGGCCCCGCAGCTCCTGCCCCCACGGCCCAGTATGAGTGTGGGGAGTGCGGCAAGTCCTTCCGGTGGTCGTCCCGGCTCCTGCACCACCAGCGCACGCACACGGGCGAGCGTCCCTACAAGTGCCCCGACTGCCCCAAGGCCTTCAAGGGCTCCTCGGCCCTGCTTTACCACCAGCGGGGCCACACGGGCGAGCGGCCCTACCAGTGCCCCGACTGCCCCAAGGCCTTCAAGCGCTCGTCGCTGTTGCAGATCCACCGCAGTGTGCACACTGGCCTGCGGGCCTTCACCTGCGGCCAGTGCGGCCTGGCCTTCAAGTGGTCGTCCCACTACCAGTACCACCTGCGCCAGCACACGGGCGAGCGGCCCTACCCCTGCCCAGACTGCCCCAAGGCCTTCAAGAACTCGTCCAGCCTGCGGCGCCACCGGCATGTGCACACGGGTGAGCGGCCCTACACCTGCGGCGTGTGCGGCAAGAGCTTCACGCAGAGCACCAACCTGCGGCAGCACCAGCGCGTGCACACGGGCGAGCGGCCCTTCCGCTGCCCGCTCTGCCCCAAGACCTTCACACACTCGTCCAACCTGCTGCTGCACCAGCGCACCCACGGCagcgccgccgcccccgccgcgggcgccgcccccgcccctccgccGCGGGAGCCCGGCGGCAAGGTCTTGGTCTCAGAGGCCTACCTACAGCGGCCCCTCCAACCCCCCAGCCCGCCGGCGCccccgccgcccgcgcccccgcccgTGGTGCCCGAGCTCTTTCTGGCCGCGGCCGAGACCACGGTGGAGCTGGTGTACCGCTGCGACGGCTGCGAGCTAGGCTTCGGTAGCGAGGAGTTGCTCTTGGAGCACCAGCCCTGTCCCGGGCCGGAGGCGCCGCCCCCGCCCGCGGACGCGCCCTCGGAGCCGCGGAAGGCCGACCCTCCCCCGCCGCCCTCACTGTCCCCGCCGTCCCCCCTGCCGCAGCCCCCTCCCGCCGCCTCTGCCCCTGGCTTCGCCTGCCTCCCCTGCGGGAAGTCCTTCCGGACGGTGGCCGGCCTCTCCCGCCACCAGCACAGCCACGGGGCGGCCGGCGGGCAGGCGTTCCGCTGCGGCAGCTGTGACGGCGCCTTCCCGCAGCTGGCCAGCCTCCTGGCGCACCAGCAGTGCCACGTGGAGGAGGCAGCGGCCGGGCGCCCGCCCCCCCAGGCCGAGGCTGCCGAAGTCACCTGTCCCCAGGAGCCGCTCGCCCCCGTCCCCGCCCCGCCCGCTCCCGCGCCCGCCCCGGCTTCCGCGGAGCGACCCTACAAATGCGGCGAGTGCGGCAAGGCCTTCAAGGGCTCATCGGGGCTGCGCTACCACCTGCGGGACCACACGGGCGAACGGCCCTACCAGTGCGGCGAGTGTGGCAAGGCCTTCAAGCGCTCGTCGCTGCTGGCCATCCACCAGCGCGTGCACACCGGCCTACGGGCCTTCACCTGCGGCCAGTGCGGCCTTACCTTCAAGTGGTCGTCGCACTACCAGTACCACCTGCGGCTGCACTCGGGCGAGCGGCCCTACGCTTGCGGGGAGTGCGGCAAAGCCTTCCGCAACACGTCGTGCTTGCGGCGCCACCGGCACGTGCACACGGGCGAGCGGCCCCACTCCTGCGGCGTGTGCGGCAAGAGTTTCGCCCAGACCTCCAACCTGCGGCAGCATCAGCGCGTGCACACGGGCGAGCGGCCCTTCCGCTGCCCGCTCTGCCCCAAGACCTTCACACACTCGTCCAACCTGCTGCTGCACCAGCGCACGCACTCGGCCGAGCGCCCCTTTGCCTGCCCCATCTGCGGCCGCAGCTTTGTCATGGCCGCCTACCTGCAGCGGCACCTGAGGACGCATGCCCCGGCCAATGCCGCTTCTGGCCCCGCAGCCCCCGGCGccggcccccagcccccggccccacTGGCTGCCGCCCCAGCCCCGTCCGCCACCCAAGATGTCCACGTTCTACCCCACCTCCAGGCCACGCTCTCCCTAGAGGTGGCAGGAGTCAcggcccaggccccgccccctggccCAGCAGCCCCCAACTCCCAGACGTTTCTCCTGGTGCAGACTGCTCAGGGCCTCCAGCTGATCCCCAGCAGCGTCcagccccccacacccccgcctccccccgccccccccaagcTCATCTTGCTGCCCTCCTCCAGTACTGGTGGTGGGGGCAGCGGTGCAAGGCAGGGCCCACGGGCAGTGGGGAAAGCTGGGCAGGGGGCTGGAGTAGTctggctgccaggccctggggggctAGGGGTGCAGGGAGGGAGCAACACCGGGGCCAGCGCGGGAGCGCAGAGCCTCATAGTTCTGCAGAAtgtgggggctggggaggcagggccaCAGGAAGTGAGCGGGGTCCAGCTCCAACCCCTTCGGCCAGCCCCGGAACTGACCACGGTCCAGCTCCAGCCGGCCCCGGAGGTGACCACGGTCCAGCTCCAGCCGGCCCCAGAGGTGACCACGGTACAGCTCCAGCCGGCCCAGGAGGTGACCACGGTACAGCTCCAGCCTGTAACGGGTCAGCTGTCCAATTCCAGTGGGGGAGCCGTCACCACTGAGGCGCCTAATCTGCTGGTGGTTCAGAGTGGGGCAGCGGAGGAGTTGCTGGCGGACCCCGGCCCGGGGGAGCCCGGTGACGGTGAGGCCAGCACTGGTGTGGTCCAGGATGTGCTTTTTGAGACGCTGCAGACGGAGGAGGGGCTGCAGAGTGTCCTGGTGCTGAGCGGGGCTGATGGGGAGCAGACCCAGCTGTGTGTGCAGGAGGTAGAGACCTTACCCTCGGGGCTGGCTGAGCCGCCAACCCCTGGCCCAACGGGACAGAAACTGCTCATTATCCGCAGTGCCCCGGCCACCGAGCTGCTGGAGAATGGCAGCGTTGGGGGAGGCGCCGCTGCGCTGCAGCTGCTGGCCCCACCACCACCTGGCCCAGGCTCTGCTCCCGCGGGCGTCCCTGCGGCTCCTGCCTCCCAGATGGTACAAGTGGTCCCTGCAGGAGCTGCACCTGGGGGCATGACCCCACAGGGCCTACCCTCCATCCAGTTTGTCCAGACTCTGCCCGCAGTCCAGCTGGTGCACACGTTTTGA